The following proteins come from a genomic window of Rutidosis leptorrhynchoides isolate AG116_Rl617_1_P2 chromosome 10, CSIRO_AGI_Rlap_v1, whole genome shotgun sequence:
- the LOC139871264 gene encoding probable 2-oxoglutarate-dependent dioxygenase AOP1, whose protein sequence is MDSQAPLQLPNINFSETKKQIRGTQAWDTTKTQVFEALKDFGCFEASFNGISHDLRKSMFASLKELFDLPFEIKVRNFSHKLFNGYIGQAKEIPIFESLGIEEPESFVNLMWPQGNTKFVNNIRSYSEKLVEVDKIVRTMVLESLNLEKYTEEHMELTNNLVRVMKYRTPKKDESNMGLLSHADKNMVTILHQNEVEGLEVQDKDGRWFKVKFSDNSFIVMVGETFKAWTNGRLHAATHRVVMSRNEDRYSIGFFSYPKLDKIIKAPEELVDEEHPLLFNPYTYGEFIKFFHKEENVNDKFALEKYCGVIAMPTENL, encoded by the exons ATGGATTCTCAAGCACCCCTTCAACTTCCAAACATTAATTTCTCAGAAACAAAAAAACAAATACGTGGAACACAGGCTTGGGACACAACGAAAACTCAAGTTTTCGAAGCCCTTAAAGATTTCGGTTGTTTTGAAGCATCTTTTAATGGAATTTCACATGATCTTCGAAAGTCAATGTTCGCATCGTTAAAGGAACTATTCGATCTTCCCTTTGAAATAAAGGTAAGAAACTTTAGCCATAAACTCTTTAATGGCTACATCGGACAAGCCAAAGAGATTCCGATCTTTGAGAGCTTGGGAATCGAAGAACCCGAATCCTTCGTTAATCTCATGTGGCCTCAAGGCAACACCAAATTTGT taacaacATACGATCCTACTCAGAGAAGTTAGTGGAGGTGGACAAGATTGTAAGAACGATGGTTCTTGAGAGCTTAAATTTGGAGAAATACACGGAAGAACACATGGAACTAACGAATAATCTTGTTAGAGTTATGAAATATCGAACACCAAAGAAAGATGAATCCAATATGGGATTACTTAGTCATGCAGACAAGAATATGGTGACAATTTTGCATCAAAATGAAGTTGAAGGACTAGAGGTGCAAGATAAAGATGGAAGGTGGTTCAAAGTGAAGTTTTCAGATAATAGTTTTATAGTTATGGTTGGAGAGACCTTCAAA GCTTGGACGAATGGAAGATTACATGCAGCAACTCATAGGGTGGTGATGAGTAGAAACGAAGATAGGTATTCGATTGGTTTTTTTTCGTATCCGAAACTGGACAAGATCATAAAAGCTCCTGAAGAATTGGTGGATGAAGAACACCCATTACTTTTCAATCCGTACACATATGGAGAGTTTATTAAATTCTTCCACAAGGAAGAAAATGTCAACGATAAGTTTGCTTTAGAGAAGTATTGTGGTGTCATTGCTATGCCAACTGAAAATTTGTAA